The Salegentibacter mishustinae genomic interval TAGGAGTAAGATCTATAATAAGTAAAACGGTAAACAGGGTAGAAATTGCCACCAAAGAAAGATCTATCAAATAAACAGCCCATCTGGGAAGATACTTTATATTCCTTAAATCAAGGGCGTTATCGGTTCCCGAGAGTATATTTCTTAATACCTTATTTACTTTATATCCCATAATTCTTTACTTCTGTTCTTTAAAACAGGATAAAATTCCAGCCTTGATTCGGTCTTTTTCTTCCTGGGTCAAGTTAGAACCGGAAGGTAAGCAAAGGCTATTTTCAAATAAACGTTTTGCAACACCATCTCCATAAAAAGGAGCATTTTTAAAAACCGGCTGCATATGCATGGGTTTCCATAAAGGTCTGCTTTCAATATTTAATTCTTCAAGATGCAAACGTAAATCCTCTCGATTTATTCCCCCGGTCTTTTTTTCATTAAAGCTTATCACACTCAACCAATGATTGGAAAAAAAGTCATCATTGGGAGCACTATGAACCTTAACTCCTTCAATTTCAGAAAACAAAACTACATAAAATTCGTGCATTTCTCTTCTGGCTTTCACCCGTTCGTCCACCACTTGCATTTGACCACGCCCTATTCCTGCAGAAATATTACTCAATCGGTAATTGTAACCAATTTCACTATGCTGGTAATGAGGCGCTGCATCCCTTGCCTGTGTAGCTAAGAAAACAGCTTTTTCTTTAGCAGATTGACTTTTAGTCACTAAGGCTCCACCACCAGAGGTTGTGATAATTTTATTTCCGTTAAATGAAAGAACCGCATATTCTGCAAAAGTTCCGCATCGCTCACCTTTATAAGTGCTTCCTAGGGCCTCTGCAGCATCTTCAACCACCGGAATATCAAATTCTTTAGCTATTGCATTAATTTCATCTACCTGATACGGCATACCGTATAAATGTACGGCTATTATTGCTTTTGGTTTTTTTCCTTTAGAAATCCTATCTTCAATAGCTGTTCTTAAATGCTTGGGACAAAGATTCAGGGTTTTCTCTTCACTATCTATAAATATGGGTGTTGCTCCCTGATATGCAATAGGGTTGGCTGAAGCTGCAAAAGTCATACTTTGGCAAAGCACTTCATCGCCAGCTTTAATCCCTAGCATCACTAATGCTAAATGTAGGGCAGCCGTGCCAGAACTTAAAGCAGCAACAGCTCCTTCTTTCGAAGAGCTATCAAATAGGTATTTCTTTAAATCTTCTTCGAAGCCATTTACATTGGGGCCCAAAGGTGCTACCCAATTCTGCTCAAAAGCTTCATTGACGAATTTTTGCTCAGTTCCACCCATGTGTGGCGAGGATAACCATATTTTATCTTTATTCATCTATATATTTTATAATTTTTCCAGGATTACCAACAACAACGGCAAAGTCTGGAACATCTTCAATTATTACGGCTCCGGCACCAATAGACGCCCATTTCCCAATTTTAACTCCGGGAATAATTGACGCGCCGGTTCCCACCTGTGTACCTTCGGCAACACTAACATTCCCCGTGAGGACGGCATTAGGTGCTATATGCACAAAATCGCCGAGGCGCACATCGTGTTCAACAACCGCACCAGAATTTATAATACAGTATTTTCCAATGCTGCAACCTGAATTAATAATAGCTCCAGGCATTATTACGGTGCCACCGCCAATTTGTATATTTTCTGAAATTATTGCACGAGAATGACTAATTGCTTCAGAAATTACACCTTCATATTTAAGCGCAACCTTTTTTCTAATTGCGTTATTACCAATAGCTAAAACCGTAGGTTTTTTAAGTTGATCTTTATTAGGTTTATGAATTACCCTAAAGTCAAGAAATTCTTTAACTTCGAAGTTGTCATCAAATACTGAATCTATTTGAATATTCCTGCTTTTTAGAATATCAAAAACAACCTTCCCGTGACCACTGGCTCCGTAAATATTCATTTTAATTTTTTCCGTTAAAAGCTTCCGTAGTCGCCATATTGGCCGTATTTATTCCTTCCGAAACCACTACTTTTTTAATCGTTTTGAATATAATTCTTACATCCAACCCAAAAGATAGGTTTTCCACATACCAAACATCATATTCAAACTTTTTGGTCCAACTAATCGCATTTCTACCATTAACCTGAGCCCATCCGGTTATTCCAGGCTTTACATCGTGACGTTTTCTTTGCCTTTCAGAATACAAAGATAAATATTGGGGTAATAACGGTCTGGGGCCTATTAAGCTCATATTCCCTTTTAAAACATTTATCAACTGTGGAATCTCATCAATAGAGGTTTTCCTAACGAACTTTCCAACCGCGGTTAACCTCTTTTCATCCGGAAGTAAATCTCCATTTTCATCCTTCTCATCAGTCATCGTTTTAAACTTAATAATACTGAAAATACGCCCATTTTTTCCAGGTCTTTTCTGAAAAAAAAAGGGTTTTCCATTATTCGCCAAAGCTAATAAAACTGTAATTGGAATTAATAACGGACTAAGCACTAATAATGCCGTAAAAGCAATAAAAAAGTCAAGTATTTTTTTAAAAAAGTGCTTGTACATAGAGGAATTAAGACATTATGCCAACTAAAATTAGGCTGTGCAAAACTATGACTTTATATATTCCTTTTCTAGATTTTTGTATTCCTTTAACAGAATTTGCCAAAATTCTTTACGCTCATAATATTTACAGATTTCTTCCCTGGCATTTGATGAAAGCCTATTGGTATAATTCCTATTTTCAACAAATAATTCCATAGCAGAAAATAAAGCAGAGGTATCCTTAACCGGAATTATAACACCATTAATTCCTTCTACAATAATTTCGTTACATCCATTAATATCGCTCACTATGGCCGGAAGAATCATAGCTCCCGCCTGCATCACAACATTTGGAAAACCTTCGCGATAACTGGGAAAAGCCAATGCGTTCGCAATTGCAAAATAAGGACGAACATCTTCCTGATATCCCGTTGTTATGATTTTCTCGTGGGTTTTTATACTATTAAACGTATCTTGCTTTAAAGGATCCAGTTCTTTTTCAAAAGGTCCTACCAGCAACAGGGAAATATTCTGATTTTTCTTGTGTAACTTTTTAAAGGCATCTACCAATTCATTTATGCCTTTCTCACTAACCAATCTACCAATAAAAATAAACACAAAATCCTCCCGGGGAATTCCGAGTGACTGCCTTTTATTTTTTTTCTGGTCCTCTTTAAAACTATATGGATCAAAATATTTGGTGTCAATTCCGTTGGAACTTCCCTTTCCCAACACTTTTAATTTATTTTCCTCAGCAAAACCTTCCTTAAGGATAATCTGCTTGAGGCCTCGCGAATTCGGAAAAACTTTCGTAGCCAACCTATAGGTTAATTTCTCTACCTGGTCTAAGATTTTTCTCTTTGTGCCGGTAGTTTCCATAAGCGGTAGTCCGGCTACCGTATGCAAGCGCAAAGGCACTCCAGCCAGTTTGGCGGCCAGCATTCCGACGATTCCCGCTTTTGGAGTGTGCGTATGGACAATTTCCGGCTTTTCCTCTTTAAAAAATTTATATAGCTTCCAAACCGCTTTTAGATCTTTTATCGGTGTTATTGCCCTTGTCATTTCAACCCAAAAGGTATTTACCTTGTTTTTTTGTCCATACTTATTCAGCCGCTCCTTTTCAGCTGCCACAGCGGTAACCTCATAATACTGACTCATATAAGTAAGTTGACCTTCTAAAAGCTTTTCTAGGGAAAGTGGGATAGTTGTGATGCGGATGAGTTTTTGCATAAAAAATACTATTGACAAATAAGATTATACTTTAAGGATATGGCTTTGCTATCCAAATAATTCAATCCATTTAGCTTTTATTTTTTGATTTAATGAATATGAATAAGTGTTTGTATCCTTAAAAAAAACTCCACTTTCGAAGTCATTCTCACTGTAGTATTTTGTTTTTAGCCCTCCGGTAAGATAGTAAAATCCAAATTTAACCGAAGCGATTCTATCCAGCGGAGCCAGCTCCTTCAGCAATAAACTTTTAATTTCATTTTTATTTTCAGGAACATAGCAGACATTTGAATAATAATAAAAGCATTTATTTAAAAGAATCACAGGTTTCCCCCAGAAATTAGCTTCAAGTCCCGTAGTAGACCCAAAAGAAATCACCTTATCTGCAAGCTCCATCAAAGCGTAAGTATCTACCTGACTATCGGGTTCAATAACAAAAATATTCTCTCCCAGGTTTTTCATGTCTCTCAAGTCCTTTACATAGGGATAATTAACATTCTTTAAGTTAGGATGCATTCTAATAAACAAATTATATTCCTGCTTATAATTATTTAATATGTTCACCACATATTTAATGCCCTCATTTTGGGTCTTGAAATAAGGGTTTTCGAATTCCTTCCCTATAGCAGCAAATTCATCATCGGAACTTGTATAGAGAATAATATTTTTCTTCCCATTTCTTATACTATTTGGGAGCTCCTGTTTCTGCATCTCTTTGGTATAGCTCTTAAATATCACAGATTTCCCGGCTTTTTGATCTTTAAAAAACTTAGATCCAATTTGATTTTTTTCTTTTAATGGAAGTTCAGAATTATTCCAGTGATCATCTATATGCTTCTTTTTGGTCAGGATATTGTGTGGTAAAACATTTTTAAATACTTCAATACTGCCCCCTATTCTAGCTCTTTCAATATTGAAACAATCAATCCTGTTGGCTAAGGAAGCTTTAAATACAGCTCTTAAATAATCCTGCCTACCATTAAAATTATAAACCACATCAATATTATTATCCTGAATAAATCTCTTTAAACTTAAATAAACCTTTAAAGAATTAATTGCGATATCACGAACAAAACTATTCTCAATTTCAAGTAATTCCTTGTCACGAGTTTTGGAAATATAGGTAGAGATCGAAGCCACTCCTATTTCAAAGTTTTCAAAATATAAGTCTTTGTTTATATACTGGTTAACAGCAAAGAAGTCATTCGCTGCTTTATTATGAGACGATGAAATGATGTCATCTAATTTAAGATGGATAAATTCTCCTGAAACTAAACTCAATATATTGCGAACACTTGTTTTGCATCTATAGCAATTTTCGGGTTTACTCTTTTCATTAAAGTAACAGGTATTAAATGAGTTAGAACAGGTGAGATAATAAATCTTTGCTTTTGGATATTCATCGATTAAGCTTTGAAGAACATCTGGCATGATCCCCCTAGAGTAGCTATTATAACTATAAATAGAAGCGATTAGAATATTCATTCTTTTGTATTAAAATAGCCTGTTAATTAGTTTTAATCAAATTGCACTTAAAATTAACTTATCCTTTTAGAAAATGAAGTAAGCATTTGTCTCAATTAATGAAGATGCGAATTTAAGTTTTTTAAGGACTTCTTATTGTCTAAATAATTAACTATCTCGTTTATTGATACGTTAAACCTATAATTAAAATAACTTAAAATACTCGAAATAAGTTCAAAATCTTCTTGATAATCACATGTTAATATAACTTTATTTCTAAAAGAAGAATGAAGAATTGGAACAGACAATTGCACATAGTTCTCTCTAAATTTTATTTTCTCCCTTAGCCCATAAGTTACGTGTTCTTTATAATTTTGATTAGGGTTTTTAATGGATTTCAATTCATCTAACGCCACTAACTCAAAACCGGATCCTTTAATAAGTCCATCTTCGTAAATCCCATCTACATAGGTATATCTTTCAAACAAAGCGAGAGAATTCTTTAAAAGCTCTATATCCACAAAGGGATTATCCCCGGTTACTCTAACTATTTCTTCTATCCCGAATTTATTTGCAGTTGCAATATACCTATCTAAAACATTATCAAGACTTCCCTGGTAGAACCTAAAGTCCTGTTCCTCCAAATACTGCACTAGAATATCATCTGAAGAATCTGTACTTGTTGCAACAATAACCTTTTCCCCCGTAATTTTGAGCCTGTTAAGAACATAATAAATCAATGGATATTTCCCTATTTTCATCAGGCTTTTTCCGGGTAGTCGCTTACTCGACATTCTTGCCTGCACTATAATCGCTCTATTGCTCTTCATTTACGAGTGTTATATTCATGGTAAGCATTTTCAAGCAGGCCTTTTCCATCCAGAACTTCCTCTACAAACTCCCTGAAAGCTCCCATCCCTCCACCGGATGTAAGAACAAGGTTTGATAGGTTTTTAATTCTATAATAAGCATCGCAGGGGCTGGCAAAAAATCCAACTTTATCGACGAGATTTAAATCGTTCATATCATCTCCAATATAAGCTACCTCAGACAGGGAAATATTTGAACTGGCGCAATACTGCTTTAAAGCCGATAGTTTATTTTCAACACCCAACTCAACATCTTGAATTCCTAGTTTTTCCATACGCTTTCTAACAAACAAATTATCCTCACCGGACAAAATTAGGATGGGCAAGCCTACGATAGTTGCCAGAGAAACTCCATAACTGTCCTTTGTATTAAATTTTCTCATTGAATCACCATGCTCATTATAGTAGAAAGCTCCATCGGTCCATACCCCATCCACATCAGAAACAAGTAACTTAATATTTTTCATATTACACAAGCTTATTTTATGCTGTTTTCAGCTAAAAATGAAAATCGGGATAAATAATTTCATTTTCGCTTATATCCTTTTTCAAAACCTTGCCTACCAGTAAATCTTTTTCACTCCATTTGTAACCATCCCCTGGGGACAGCATTTGAAAATCGTCCTCTTGAAGAATATCCCCTTCTTTCATGGATTTTTTCACAGCGATAGAACGTTCCAGTTTCATCTTAGTTTTTTCCACTGCGGGATCAGAAAAAATAGCTTTTTCACCCAAACTCAATTCTAGCAATCGGATGTCTCTAACCATGCGCTGCACTCCTTCAATCCCCAGAGAACCCGACTGATCTGTTCCTTTCATCATTCGGTCTATAGTAATATGCTTTTCAATTATCCCTGCTCCCATCGCTGCAGCAGCTAAAGGGGTCGCAATTCCAATAGTATGATCGGAATAACCGATTACAAACTCAGGATAATTTTCTTTAAGAAACGGAATACTATTTAAATTTACATTTTGGGGTATAGTTGGATACTCAGAGACGCAATGAAGAATAGAAATATTGTCGTGATAATTAGTAATTACATCTAAAGCCTCATTCAACTCTTTCTGGCCTGCCATGCCCGTTGATAATATTAAAGGTAATTTAGTTTCGGCAAGCGCTTGCAATAAGGGAAGATTTGTTAAATCTCTGGAAGCTACTTTCAATCTATCCGGGCTAAAATACTTAAGTAAAGATAAACAGCTGGGAGCACATAAGGTTTCCACAAAATCCAGACCTTTTTCTTTGGCATACTTATAAAGCTCATAATGCTCTTCATCACTTAATTCAAGAGCATTCCTGTGTTCTCCATAAGTTTTTCCAAAAGAATGGGGCGTATTATAAGGTTTTTTTAATGCAGAATTCGACAACTCGAAATTAAGATCCCGCTTAGTAAGCTTTACTGCATCCATCCCCATAAGCGTATAATGAAAAAGCTCATCTATAGCAGGCCTGGAAGCCAAATCAATAATTAATCTGGCGATATCAATGGAGCCATTATGGTTTTGGCCAATTTCTCCAATGAGATAAGTATGAGGTTTACTTTTTTGTGACATTTTTTATATAGCGCAAATTAAGAATTTGCTTTTACAATTTTATTTATACTATGCATCGTAGCAGATTGGTAATTATATTTTTCTCTGCAAAACTTAAAACACTGTACAATTTCATCGAGTTCAGCCAGGTTGTTTTCGGGATAATTACCAAAATTATGTGGATGCCACCATAGGTGATATATTTTATTCTTTCTGGCCGCATAGATCATTTCAGATTTTATCCGGTTTATTTTAATACGATCGGTAAAATCATTCCTAAAAGGCCTTAATAACCTACTTGCTTTTTGAGCGAATGGTTTTTCTAAATTTCTTTCCGGCTTATAAACTTTATCAAAACCTCCGGCATAAGCATCGCCGGTTCTAAAAATTTTTTGAAG includes:
- a CDS encoding KdsC family phosphatase, which encodes MKNIKLLVSDVDGVWTDGAFYYNEHGDSMRKFNTKDSYGVSLATIVGLPILILSGEDNLFVRKRMEKLGIQDVELGVENKLSALKQYCASSNISLSEVAYIGDDMNDLNLVDKVGFFASPCDAYYRIKNLSNLVLTSGGGMGAFREFVEEVLDGKGLLENAYHEYNTRK
- a CDS encoding N-acetylneuraminate synthase family protein; this translates as MSQKSKPHTYLIGEIGQNHNGSIDIARLIIDLASRPAIDELFHYTLMGMDAVKLTKRDLNFELSNSALKKPYNTPHSFGKTYGEHRNALELSDEEHYELYKYAKEKGLDFVETLCAPSCLSLLKYFSPDRLKVASRDLTNLPLLQALAETKLPLILSTGMAGQKELNEALDVITNYHDNISILHCVSEYPTIPQNVNLNSIPFLKENYPEFVIGYSDHTIGIATPLAAAAMGAGIIEKHITIDRMMKGTDQSGSLGIEGVQRMVRDIRLLELSLGEKAIFSDPAVEKTKMKLERSIAVKKSMKEGDILQEDDFQMLSPGDGYKWSEKDLLVGKVLKKDISENEIIYPDFHF
- a CDS encoding sugar transferase; translated protein: MYKHFFKKILDFFIAFTALLVLSPLLIPITVLLALANNGKPFFFQKRPGKNGRIFSIIKFKTMTDEKDENGDLLPDEKRLTAVGKFVRKTSIDEIPQLINVLKGNMSLIGPRPLLPQYLSLYSERQRKRHDVKPGITGWAQVNGRNAISWTKKFEYDVWYVENLSFGLDVRIIFKTIKKVVVSEGINTANMATTEAFNGKN
- a CDS encoding glycosyltransferase family 4 protein; amino-acid sequence: MQKLIRITTIPLSLEKLLEGQLTYMSQYYEVTAVAAEKERLNKYGQKNKVNTFWVEMTRAITPIKDLKAVWKLYKFFKEEKPEIVHTHTPKAGIVGMLAAKLAGVPLRLHTVAGLPLMETTGTKRKILDQVEKLTYRLATKVFPNSRGLKQIILKEGFAEENKLKVLGKGSSNGIDTKYFDPYSFKEDQKKNKRQSLGIPREDFVFIFIGRLVSEKGINELVDAFKKLHKKNQNISLLLVGPFEKELDPLKQDTFNSIKTHEKIITTGYQEDVRPYFAIANALAFPSYREGFPNVVMQAGAMILPAIVSDINGCNEIIVEGINGVIIPVKDTSALFSAMELFVENRNYTNRLSSNAREEICKYYERKEFWQILLKEYKNLEKEYIKS
- a CDS encoding capsular polysaccharide export protein, LipB/KpsS family; translated protein: MNILIASIYSYNSYSRGIMPDVLQSLIDEYPKAKIYYLTCSNSFNTCYFNEKSKPENCYRCKTSVRNILSLVSGEFIHLKLDDIISSSHNKAANDFFAVNQYINKDLYFENFEIGVASISTYISKTRDKELLEIENSFVRDIAINSLKVYLSLKRFIQDNNIDVVYNFNGRQDYLRAVFKASLANRIDCFNIERARIGGSIEVFKNVLPHNILTKKKHIDDHWNNSELPLKEKNQIGSKFFKDQKAGKSVIFKSYTKEMQKQELPNSIRNGKKNIILYTSSDDEFAAIGKEFENPYFKTQNEGIKYVVNILNNYKQEYNLFIRMHPNLKNVNYPYVKDLRDMKNLGENIFVIEPDSQVDTYALMELADKVISFGSTTGLEANFWGKPVILLNKCFYYYSNVCYVPENKNEIKSLLLKELAPLDRIASVKFGFYYLTGGLKTKYYSENDFESGVFFKDTNTYSYSLNQKIKAKWIELFG
- a CDS encoding DegT/DnrJ/EryC1/StrS family aminotransferase, coding for MNKDKIWLSSPHMGGTEQKFVNEAFEQNWVAPLGPNVNGFEEDLKKYLFDSSSKEGAVAALSSGTAALHLALVMLGIKAGDEVLCQSMTFAASANPIAYQGATPIFIDSEEKTLNLCPKHLRTAIEDRISKGKKPKAIIAVHLYGMPYQVDEINAIAKEFDIPVVEDAAEALGSTYKGERCGTFAEYAVLSFNGNKIITTSGGGALVTKSQSAKEKAVFLATQARDAAPHYQHSEIGYNYRLSNISAGIGRGQMQVVDERVKARREMHEFYVVLFSEIEGVKVHSAPNDDFFSNHWLSVISFNEKKTGGINREDLRLHLEELNIESRPLWKPMHMQPVFKNAPFYGDGVAKRLFENSLCLPSGSNLTQEEKDRIKAGILSCFKEQK
- a CDS encoding cytidylyltransferase domain-containing protein, with translation MKSNRAIIVQARMSSKRLPGKSLMKIGKYPLIYYVLNRLKITGEKVIVATSTDSSDDILVQYLEEQDFRFYQGSLDNVLDRYIATANKFGIEEIVRVTGDNPFVDIELLKNSLALFERYTYVDGIYEDGLIKGSGFELVALDELKSIKNPNQNYKEHVTYGLREKIKFRENYVQLSVPILHSSFRNKVILTCDYQEDFELISSILSYFNYRFNVSINEIVNYLDNKKSLKNLNSHLH